A stretch of Pseudomonas sp. CCC3.1 DNA encodes these proteins:
- a CDS encoding glutathione peroxidase — MSAFHDLTLDALDGKPLSLKTLKGQVVLVVNVASKCGLTPQYAALENLYQQYKEQGFSVLGLPCNQFAGQEPGTEEEIQTFCSLNYGVSFPLSSKVEVNGPDRHQLYRLLAGEGAEFPGDITWNFEKFLVGPDGRVLARFSPRTAPDDPAVIQSIEKALA, encoded by the coding sequence ATGAGTGCTTTTCACGACCTTACCTTAGATGCACTGGACGGCAAGCCGTTGTCACTGAAGACCCTGAAGGGGCAGGTGGTACTGGTAGTGAACGTTGCCTCCAAATGCGGTTTGACCCCGCAGTACGCCGCCTTGGAAAACCTGTATCAACAGTACAAAGAGCAAGGCTTCAGCGTACTGGGCCTGCCGTGCAATCAGTTCGCAGGGCAAGAGCCGGGCACTGAAGAAGAGATTCAGACGTTTTGCAGCCTCAACTACGGCGTGTCTTTCCCGTTGAGCAGCAAAGTTGAGGTCAATGGCCCGGACCGTCACCAGCTTTACCGCTTGCTGGCAGGGGAAGGGGCCGAGTTCCCTGGCGACATTACCTGGAATTTCGAGAAGTTTCTGGTCGGCCCGGACGGTAGGGTTCTGGCACGCTTCTCACCTCGCACCGCGCCGGATGACCCCGCTGTGATTCAGTCGATTGAAAAAGCGCTGGCTTAA
- a CDS encoding peptidylprolyl isomerase, with protein sequence MTIAANKAVSIEYTLTNDAGEVIDSSAGGAPLVYLQGAGNIIPGLEKALVGKAVGDELEVSVEPEDAYGEYSAELVSTLSSSMFEGVDQLEVGMQFHASAPDGQMQIVTIRDLDGDDVTVDGNHPLAGQRLNFKVKVVAVRDASEEEVAHGHVHGEGGHQH encoded by the coding sequence ATGACGATCGCCGCCAACAAGGCAGTCTCCATCGAATATACCCTGACCAACGACGCTGGTGAGGTCATCGACAGCTCTGCCGGCGGCGCGCCGCTGGTTTACCTGCAAGGTGCAGGCAACATCATTCCAGGTCTGGAAAAGGCGCTTGTTGGCAAGGCTGTTGGCGACGAGCTGGAAGTTTCCGTTGAACCTGAAGACGCTTACGGCGAATACTCTGCCGAGCTGGTCAGCACCCTGAGCAGCAGCATGTTCGAAGGCGTTGACCAACTGGAAGTGGGCATGCAATTCCACGCTTCCGCGCCGGACGGCCAAATGCAAATCGTGACCATCCGTGATCTGGACGGCGACGACGTAACCGTTGATGGCAACCACCCATTGGCGGGTCAGCGCCTGAACTTCAAGGTCAAGGTTGTTGCTGTACGTGACGCGAGCGAAGAAGAAGTTGCTCACGGCCACGTTCACGGTGAAGGCGGTCATCAGCACTGA
- a CDS encoding DUF3565 domain-containing protein, protein METALLAAIVMGRDLLQNNKECASLTKQSHESEHNQDQRITLKTSTIIGWRQDEEQHWVVVLSCGHTQHQRHQPPWQSRPWVLDPEQRSKKIGQPFHCGWCAQAADSVNLGN, encoded by the coding sequence ATGGAGACTGCCTTGTTGGCGGCGATCGTCATGGGGCGAGACCTTTTGCAAAATAATAAAGAGTGCGCAAGTTTAACCAAGCAATCGCACGAAAGCGAACACAACCAAGACCAACGGATCACTTTGAAAACTTCAACAATCATTGGCTGGCGCCAAGATGAAGAGCAGCACTGGGTCGTCGTGCTCTCGTGTGGCCATACCCAGCACCAGCGTCATCAACCGCCCTGGCAATCGCGCCCCTGGGTGCTGGACCCTGAGCAACGGTCAAAAAAAATAGGCCAGCCCTTTCACTGTGGCTGGTGTGCTCAAGCGGCCGATAGCGTTAACCTTGGCAATTGA
- the pta gene encoding phosphate acetyltransferase, with the protein MQTFFIAPTDFGVGLTSISLGLVRTLERAGLKVGFFKPIAQPHPGDTGPERSTELVARTHGLKPPQPLGLAHVERMLGDGQLDELLEEIIRLYQEAAIGKDVLIVEGMVPTRTASYAARVNLHLAKSLDAEVILVSAPENEVLTELSGRVELQAQLFGGPKDPKVLGVILNKVRTDESMEVFSARLKEHSPLLRSGDFKLLGCIPYQPELNAPRTRDVAELLGAQVLNAGDYETRRMSKIILCARTVLNTLQLLKPGVLVVTPGDRDDIILAVSLAAMNGVPLAGLLLTSDTKPDPRLMELCRGALQAGLPVLSVSTGSYDTANQLNQLNKEIPIDDRERAEIITDFVAGYLDAHWLHQRCGTPREMRLTPAVFRYQLIQRAQQANKRIVLPEGSEPLTVQAAAICQARGIARCVLLAKPEEVHAVAKAHGFELPPGLEILDPDLIRGRYVEPMVALRKTKSINAPMAEQQLEDPVVIGTMMLALDEVDGLVSGVIHSTANTIRPALQLIKTAPGCTLVSSVFFMLFPEQVLVYGDCVMNPHPSATELAEIALQSADSAAAFGITPRVAMISYSSGDSASGEEVEKVREATLLAHEAQRALLIDGPLQYDAAANEAVARQLAPNSQVAGRATVFVFPDLNTGNTTHKAVQRSADCVSLGPMLQGLRKPVNDLPRGAQVDDIVYTIALTAIQAANRPMDV; encoded by the coding sequence ATGCAAACTTTCTTTATCGCCCCCACTGACTTTGGTGTGGGCCTGACATCTATCAGTCTCGGCCTGGTCCGTACCCTGGAACGTGCAGGTCTGAAAGTCGGTTTTTTCAAGCCGATTGCCCAACCGCACCCAGGCGACACCGGCCCTGAGCGTTCTACCGAACTGGTGGCCCGCACTCACGGCCTCAAACCGCCACAGCCTTTGGGCCTGGCACATGTCGAGCGGATGCTCGGTGATGGCCAGTTGGATGAACTGCTCGAAGAAATCATCCGCCTTTACCAAGAAGCGGCCATTGGCAAAGATGTGCTGATCGTGGAAGGCATGGTGCCCACTCGCACCGCCAGTTACGCGGCACGGGTCAATCTGCACTTGGCCAAGAGCCTGGACGCTGAAGTGATTCTGGTGTCGGCGCCGGAAAACGAAGTGCTGACCGAGCTTTCAGGCCGGGTTGAGTTGCAGGCGCAGCTGTTTGGCGGCCCGAAAGACCCGAAAGTGCTCGGCGTGATCCTCAATAAAGTGCGCACCGACGAGAGCATGGAAGTGTTTTCGGCACGCCTCAAAGAGCATTCGCCGTTGCTGCGCAGCGGTGATTTCAAGCTGCTGGGCTGCATCCCCTACCAACCCGAGCTCAATGCCCCGCGCACCCGCGACGTGGCCGAGCTGCTCGGGGCGCAGGTGCTGAACGCGGGCGACTACGAAACCCGGCGGATGTCGAAGATCATCCTGTGCGCCCGCACCGTGCTCAATACCCTGCAACTGCTCAAGCCCGGCGTATTGGTGGTCACTCCCGGTGATCGCGATGACATCATCCTTGCCGTCAGCCTGGCCGCGATGAACGGCGTCCCCTTGGCGGGCCTGTTGCTGACCAGCGACACCAAGCCCGACCCGCGTCTCATGGAGCTGTGCCGAGGCGCGCTGCAAGCCGGGCTGCCGGTGTTGTCGGTGAGCACCGGCTCGTACGACACCGCCAATCAGCTCAATCAACTGAACAAAGAGATTCCGATTGATGACCGCGAGCGTGCGGAAATCATCACTGATTTTGTGGCTGGCTATCTCGACGCCCACTGGTTGCATCAGCGCTGCGGCACGCCACGGGAAATGCGCCTGACGCCTGCGGTGTTCCGCTATCAGTTGATCCAGCGCGCCCAGCAGGCCAACAAGCGGATCGTCTTGCCCGAAGGCAGCGAGCCTTTGACCGTGCAGGCAGCAGCCATCTGTCAGGCCCGTGGCATTGCCCGCTGCGTGCTGTTGGCCAAACCTGAAGAAGTCCACGCCGTGGCCAAGGCCCATGGTTTTGAACTGCCGCCGGGGCTGGAAATTCTCGATCCAGACCTGATTCGTGGCCGTTATGTCGAACCCATGGTGGCGCTGCGCAAAACCAAGAGCATCAACGCACCCATGGCCGAACAGCAACTGGAAGACCCGGTCGTGATCGGCACCATGATGCTGGCACTGGACGAAGTCGACGGCCTGGTTTCCGGGGTCATTCACTCCACTGCCAATACCATCCGCCCTGCCCTGCAACTGATTAAAACTGCGCCGGGCTGCACGCTGGTGTCGTCGGTGTTCTTTATGTTGTTCCCGGAGCAGGTCCTGGTGTACGGCGACTGCGTGATGAACCCGCACCCGTCCGCGACTGAACTGGCCGAAATCGCCCTGCAAAGCGCCGACTCGGCGGCTGCGTTCGGGATTACTCCACGCGTGGCCATGATCAGTTATTCCAGCGGCGACTCGGCCAGCGGTGAAGAAGTCGAAAAAGTCCGTGAAGCCACCCTCCTCGCCCATGAAGCCCAGCGCGCACTGCTGATCGACGGCCCGTTGCAATACGACGCCGCTGCCAACGAAGCCGTGGCCCGCCAACTGGCGCCTAATAGCCAGGTGGCAGGCCGAGCGACGGTGTTTGTGTTCCCGGACCTGAACACCGGCAACACCACGCACAAAGCCGTGCAACGCAGCGCCGATTGCGTCAGCCTGGGGCCGATGCTGCAAGGCCTGCGCAAACCGGTAAACGACCTGCCCCGTGGCGCCCAGGTGGACGACATCGTCTACACCATCGCCCTGACGGCAATTCAAGCCGCCAACCGACCTATGGATGTGTGA
- a CDS encoding acyltransferase has product MDSLPAPLRGVIASLLLAINTIVCCTPLFVVAIFKLCLPFPAAQRVTDELMRRIHEAWVSNNSRWMDLLRKTRWHIKGLEGLDYEHSYLVTSNHQSWVDIMVLQYVLNKRIRPLKFFLKQELIWVPVIGLAWWALGFPFMKRYSKAYLAKHPEKKGADLATTRKTCAKFKNQPVGIFNFVEGTRFTEAKHAAQQSPFRYLLKPKAGGIAFVLDAMGEQLKSIVNVTIHYPDGRPGYWDLLCGHVRDVVVVFEELEIPVEFIGRNYDQDAEYKLAFQGWINQLWEDKDRLLGELHREYPKV; this is encoded by the coding sequence ATGGACTCTCTGCCTGCGCCGTTACGCGGCGTCATTGCTTCATTGTTATTGGCGATCAACACCATCGTGTGCTGCACGCCGCTGTTTGTGGTCGCCATTTTCAAACTGTGCCTGCCCTTTCCGGCCGCGCAGCGGGTGACGGACGAGTTGATGCGCCGTATTCACGAAGCGTGGGTGAGCAATAACTCGCGCTGGATGGATTTACTGCGCAAAACCCGCTGGCATATCAAAGGCCTTGAAGGGCTGGACTACGAGCACTCGTACCTGGTGACCAGCAACCACCAGAGCTGGGTCGACATCATGGTGCTGCAATACGTGCTCAACAAACGTATCCGCCCGCTGAAGTTCTTCCTTAAGCAGGAGCTGATCTGGGTGCCGGTGATTGGGCTCGCGTGGTGGGCGCTGGGCTTTCCGTTCATGAAGCGCTACTCCAAGGCCTACCTGGCGAAACACCCGGAAAAGAAAGGCGCTGACCTGGCGACCACGCGTAAAACCTGCGCCAAGTTCAAAAATCAACCGGTGGGGATTTTCAACTTCGTCGAAGGCACGCGCTTTACCGAGGCCAAACACGCCGCCCAGCAATCACCGTTTCGCTACCTGCTCAAACCCAAAGCCGGGGGGATTGCCTTTGTGCTGGATGCGATGGGCGAACAGTTGAAGTCCATCGTCAACGTGACGATTCATTACCCAGACGGACGTCCGGGGTATTGGGACTTGCTGTGCGGCCATGTGCGAGACGTGGTGGTGGTGTTTGAAGAACTGGAAATTCCGGTTGAGTTTATTGGCCGAAACTACGACCAGGACGCCGAGTACAAGTTGGCATTTCAGGGCTGGATCAACCAGCTGTGGGAAGACAAGGATCGGTTGTTGGGCGAGTTGCATCGGGAATACCCCAAAGTCTGA
- the cysN gene encoding sulfate adenylyltransferase subunit CysN: MSHVSDLISEDILAYLGQHERKEMLRFLTCGNVDDGKSTLIGRLLHDSKMIYEDHLEAITRDSKKSGTTGDDIDLALLVDGLQAEREQGITIDVAYRYFSTAKRKFIIADTPGHEQYTRNMATGASTCDLAIILVDARYGVQTQTRRHSFIASLLGIKHIVVAINKMDLKNFDQGVFESIKADYLKFAEGLKMKPSSMHFVPMSALKGDNVVNKSERSPWYTGQSLMEILETVEVAADRNLTDLRFPVQYVNRPNLNFRGFAGTLASGVVHKGDEIVVLPSGKSSRVKSIVTFEGELEHAGPGQAVTLTMEDEIDISRGDLLVHADNVPQVTDTFEAMLVWMAEEPMLPGKKYDIKRATSYVPGSIASIVNKVDVNTLEEGPASALQLNEIGKVKISLDAPIALDGYDSNRTTGSFIIIDRLTNGTVGAGMIIAPPVSHGSATHHGELAHVATEERAQRFGQQPATVLFSGLSGAGKSTLAYAVERKLFDMGRAVFVLDGQNLRHDLNKGLPQDRAGRTENWRRAAHVARQFNEAGLLTLAAFVAPDAEGREQAKALIGDDRLITVYVQASPAVCAERDPQGLYAAGGDNIPGESFPYDVPLNADLVVDTQALSLEDGVKLVLDLLRQRGAI; encoded by the coding sequence ATGTCGCATGTTTCTGATTTGATCAGCGAGGACATCCTCGCCTACCTGGGCCAGCACGAGCGCAAAGAGATGTTGCGCTTTCTGACCTGCGGCAACGTCGATGACGGCAAGAGCACCCTGATCGGGCGCCTGCTGCACGACTCCAAGATGATCTACGAAGACCATCTGGAAGCTATTACCCGTGACTCGAAAAAGAGCGGCACCACCGGCGATGATATCGACCTGGCATTGCTGGTAGACGGCCTGCAAGCCGAGCGCGAGCAGGGCATTACGATTGACGTGGCCTACCGCTACTTCTCGACGGCCAAGCGCAAGTTCATCATTGCCGATACCCCGGGTCACGAGCAGTACACCCGCAACATGGCCACCGGTGCGTCCACCTGTGACCTGGCGATTATTTTGGTGGATGCCCGCTACGGCGTGCAGACCCAAACCCGTCGCCACAGCTTTATCGCCTCGTTGCTGGGCATCAAGCACATCGTTGTGGCCATCAACAAGATGGACCTCAAGAACTTTGATCAAGGTGTGTTCGAGTCGATCAAGGCCGATTACCTGAAGTTCGCCGAAGGCTTGAAAATGAAGCCTTCGAGCATGCATTTCGTGCCGATGTCTGCCCTTAAAGGCGACAACGTGGTGAACAAGTCCGAGCGTTCGCCGTGGTACACCGGCCAGTCGCTGATGGAAATTCTGGAAACGGTTGAAGTCGCGGCCGATCGCAACCTCACCGACCTGCGCTTCCCGGTGCAGTACGTGAACCGTCCGAACCTGAACTTCCGTGGCTTCGCCGGTACGCTGGCCAGCGGCGTGGTGCACAAGGGTGACGAAATTGTTGTCCTGCCGTCGGGCAAAAGCAGCCGCGTTAAATCCATCGTCACCTTTGAAGGTGAACTGGAGCATGCAGGTCCGGGTCAGGCAGTAACGCTGACCATGGAAGACGAGATCGACATCTCCCGTGGCGACTTGTTGGTGCATGCCGACAACGTGCCGCAGGTGACCGACACCTTCGAAGCCATGCTGGTGTGGATGGCCGAAGAGCCGATGCTGCCGGGCAAGAAGTACGACATCAAGCGTGCGACCAGCTATGTACCGGGGTCGATTGCCAGCATCGTCAACAAAGTCGACGTGAACACGCTGGAAGAAGGCCCGGCGAGCGCGTTGCAGTTGAACGAGATCGGCAAGGTCAAAATCAGCCTCGACGCTCCGATTGCGCTGGATGGTTATGACAGCAACCGCACCACGGGTTCGTTCATCATCATCGATCGCCTGACCAACGGCACGGTGGGTGCAGGCATGATCATTGCGCCGCCGGTGAGCCATGGCAGCGCGACGCATCACGGCGAACTGGCACACGTTGCCACAGAAGAACGCGCCCAGCGTTTTGGCCAGCAACCGGCGACGGTGTTGTTCAGTGGTTTGTCGGGCGCGGGTAAAAGCACCCTGGCTTACGCGGTTGAGCGCAAGTTGTTCGACATGGGCCGTGCGGTGTTCGTGCTGGATGGTCAGAACCTGCGCCATGACCTGAACAAAGGTCTGCCACAGGATCGTGCTGGCCGGACCGAGAACTGGCGTCGTGCTGCTCACGTGGCGCGTCAGTTTAACGAAGCGGGCCTGCTGACACTGGCAGCCTTTGTTGCCCCGGATGCTGAAGGCCGCGAACAGGCCAAGGCGCTGATCGGTGATGATCGTTTGATCACGGTCTATGTACAGGCATCGCCAGCCGTGTGCGCCGAGCGCGACCCGCAAGGGCTGTACGCGGCGGGCGGCGACAACATTCCGGGCGAGTCCTTCCCGTATGACGTGCCATTGAATGCAGACCTTGTGGTCGACACTCAGGCGTTGTCGCTGGAAGACGGCGTCAAGTTGGTACTGGACCTGTTGCGTCAACGCGGCGCGATTTAA
- the cysD gene encoding sulfate adenylyltransferase subunit CysD has translation MVDKLTHLKQLEAESIHIIREVAAEFDNPVMLYSIGKDSAVMLHLARKAFFPGKLPFPVMHVDTQWKFQEMYSFRDKMVAELGLDLITHVNPDGVAQGINPFTHGSAKHTDIMKTEGLKQALDKYGFDAAFGGARRDEEKSRAKERVYSFRDSKHRWDPKNQRPELWNVYNGNVNKGESIRVFPLSNWTELDIWQYIYLEGIPIVPLYFAAEREVIEKNGTLIMIDDDRILEHLSDEDKARIVKKKVRFRTLGCYPLTGAVESEAETLTDIIQEMLLTRTSERQGRVIDHDGAGSMEDKKRQGYF, from the coding sequence ATGGTCGACAAACTGACGCACCTGAAACAGCTGGAGGCGGAAAGCATCCACATCATCCGCGAGGTGGCTGCCGAGTTCGATAACCCGGTAATGCTGTACTCGATCGGTAAAGATTCCGCCGTGATGCTTCACCTTGCTCGCAAGGCATTTTTCCCTGGCAAGCTGCCGTTTCCGGTGATGCATGTCGACACTCAGTGGAAATTCCAGGAGATGTACAGCTTTCGCGACAAGATGGTCGCCGAGCTGGGCCTGGACCTGATCACTCACGTCAACCCGGACGGCGTGGCACAAGGGATCAACCCTTTTACCCACGGCAGTGCCAAGCACACCGACATCATGAAAACCGAGGGCCTCAAACAGGCTCTGGACAAATACGGCTTTGATGCTGCCTTCGGTGGCGCGCGCCGCGACGAAGAAAAATCCCGCGCCAAAGAGCGTGTGTACTCTTTCCGCGACAGCAAGCACCGCTGGGACCCGAAAAACCAGCGTCCCGAGTTGTGGAATGTCTACAACGGCAACGTCAACAAGGGCGAATCGATCCGCGTTTTCCCGTTGTCGAACTGGACCGAACTCGACATCTGGCAGTACATCTACCTCGAAGGCATCCCGATTGTGCCGCTGTACTTCGCCGCTGAGCGTGAAGTCATCGAGAAGAACGGCACATTGATCATGATCGACGACGATCGAATCCTTGAGCACCTGTCTGACGAAGACAAGGCGCGCATCGTCAAGAAAAAGGTCCGTTTCCGTACGCTTGGCTGCTACCCGCTGACCGGCGCGGTGGAGTCCGAGGCTGAAACCCTGACCGACATCATCCAGGAAATGCTCCTGACGCGAACTTCCGAGCGCCAGGGCCGGGTCATCGATCACGATGGCGCAGGCTCGATGGAAGATAAAAAACGTCAAGGTTATTTCTAA
- a CDS encoding Nif3-like dinuclear metal center hexameric protein, which translates to MAVALSTLVEEANRYLNCAAISDYCPNGLQVEGRPQVLRIVSGVTASQALLDAAVEAQADLVLVHHGYFWKGEDPCVTGMKQRRLKTLLKHDISLLAYHLPLDLHPDVGNNVQLARQLEITVEGPLDPSNSKVVGLVGSLAEPMTARDFARRVQEALGREPLLIEGSEMIRRVGWCTGGGQGYIDQAVLAGVDLYLSGEASEQTFHSARENDISFIAAGHHATERYGVQALGDYLARRFALEHLFIDCPNPI; encoded by the coding sequence ATGGCTGTCGCTCTGAGCACGCTGGTAGAAGAAGCAAATCGTTACCTGAACTGCGCTGCCATCAGCGATTACTGCCCCAACGGATTGCAAGTTGAAGGCCGACCGCAAGTGCTGCGCATCGTCAGCGGCGTGACCGCAAGCCAGGCGCTGCTCGATGCTGCCGTCGAGGCCCAGGCCGATTTGGTACTGGTGCACCACGGCTATTTCTGGAAGGGCGAAGACCCTTGCGTCACCGGCATGAAGCAGCGCCGTCTGAAAACCCTGCTCAAGCACGACATCAGTTTGCTGGCGTATCACTTGCCCCTTGACCTGCACCCTGACGTGGGCAACAACGTGCAATTGGCGCGGCAGTTGGAGATCACCGTTGAGGGCCCGCTGGACCCGAGCAACAGCAAAGTCGTGGGGTTGGTGGGCTCATTGGCTGAACCGATGACTGCACGTGATTTTGCCCGGCGAGTACAAGAAGCCCTGGGACGCGAGCCATTGTTGATTGAAGGCAGTGAAATGATTCGCCGCGTGGGTTGGTGCACGGGCGGCGGCCAGGGCTACATCGACCAGGCGGTATTGGCGGGTGTTGATTTGTACCTGAGTGGCGAAGCCTCTGAGCAAACCTTCCACAGCGCACGCGAAAACGACATCAGCTTTATCGCGGCCGGGCATCACGCCACCGAGCGCTACGGCGTACAAGCGCTGGGCGATTACCTGGCACGACGCTTTGCGCTGGAACATCTGTTTATCGATTGCCCAAATCCGATTTAA
- the algW gene encoding Do family serine endopeptidase AlgW, which produces MFKALRFFGWPLLAGVLIALLIIQRYPQWVGLPTLDVNLQQAPRTSYVQQGPVTYADAVTRAAPAVANLYTTKVVNKNASPLFDDPQFRRFFGNNVPKQKRMESSLGSAVIMSPEGYLLTNNHVVTGADQIVVALKDGRETLARVIGSDPETDLAVLKIDLKNLPAITIGRSDTLRIGDIALAIGNPFGVGQTTTMGIISATGRNQLGLNNYEDFIQTDAAINPGNSGGALVDANGNLTGINTAIFSESGGSQGIGFAIPINLAMEVMKSIIEHGQVIRGWLGIEVQSLTPDLAESFGMNGRPGIVVAGIFRDGPAQKAGLQLGDVILSIDGEPANDGRRSMNQVARIKPSDKVEIQVLRNGKELKLFAEVGLRPQQEQPAHTEK; this is translated from the coding sequence ATGTTTAAGGCTTTGCGTTTTTTTGGCTGGCCACTGCTGGCTGGCGTGCTTATCGCTTTGCTGATTATTCAACGTTATCCGCAATGGGTCGGCTTGCCGACGCTGGACGTTAATCTGCAACAAGCCCCGCGAACCAGTTACGTTCAGCAAGGCCCCGTCACGTATGCCGACGCCGTGACGCGTGCAGCCCCCGCTGTCGCCAACCTGTACACCACCAAAGTGGTGAACAAAAATGCCAGCCCGCTGTTTGATGACCCGCAGTTCCGACGTTTTTTCGGTAACAACGTGCCTAAGCAAAAGCGCATGGAATCCAGCCTGGGTTCGGCCGTGATCATGAGCCCGGAAGGCTACTTGCTGACCAATAACCATGTGGTGACCGGCGCCGACCAGATTGTAGTGGCCCTCAAGGATGGTCGCGAAACACTGGCACGGGTGATCGGCAGCGACCCTGAAACTGATTTGGCCGTACTCAAGATTGACCTGAAAAACTTGCCCGCCATCACCATTGGGCGCTCCGACACATTGCGCATCGGCGACATTGCCCTGGCCATTGGCAACCCGTTTGGCGTCGGTCAAACCACGACCATGGGCATCATCAGTGCCACGGGGCGTAACCAATTGGGGTTGAACAACTACGAAGACTTTATTCAGACCGATGCGGCGATCAACCCCGGCAACTCGGGCGGTGCGCTGGTGGATGCCAATGGCAACCTGACCGGTATCAATACCGCGATTTTTTCCGAGTCGGGTGGCTCGCAAGGGATCGGCTTTGCCATCCCGATCAATCTGGCGATGGAAGTCATGAAGTCGATTATCGAGCACGGCCAGGTTATTCGTGGCTGGCTGGGGATTGAGGTTCAGTCGCTGACACCGGATCTGGCGGAGTCTTTTGGTATGAATGGACGCCCAGGGATCGTGGTCGCGGGGATTTTCCGTGACGGCCCAGCGCAAAAAGCCGGCTTGCAGTTAGGTGATGTGATTCTGAGCATTGATGGCGAACCGGCCAACGATGGCCGCCGCTCCATGAACCAGGTGGCCCGGATCAAGCCTTCGGACAAGGTCGAGATTCAGGTACTGCGCAACGGCAAAGAGCTTAAGCTCTTTGCCGAAGTGGGCCTGCGTCCACAGCAAGAACAGCCGGCGCATACTGAAAAATAA
- the hisC gene encoding histidinol-phosphate transaminase, with product MSKFWSSFVKELVPYVPGEQPKLTKLVKLNTNENPYGPSPKALDAMRAEINDNLRLYPDPNSDLLKQAVAEYYGVQPRQVFLGNGSDEVLAHIFNGLLQHDKPLLFPDISYSFYPVYCGLYGIEFDAVPLDEQFQIQPTDYAKPNGGIIFPNPNAPTGCLLALDAVEQILKASPDSVVVVDEAYIDFGGETAISLVDRYPNLLVTQTLSKSRSLAGLRVGLAVGHPDLIEALERIKNSFNSYPLDRVAIAGAAAAFADREHFEHTCKAVIDSREQVVGQLQALGFEVLPSAANFIFARHPEHDAAALAAKLREQGVIVRHFKQLRIAQFLRISIGTPEQNAALIEGLSAI from the coding sequence ATGAGTAAATTCTGGAGTTCGTTCGTTAAAGAACTGGTGCCTTACGTGCCGGGTGAGCAGCCAAAACTGACCAAGCTGGTCAAGCTCAACACCAACGAAAACCCGTACGGCCCTTCGCCAAAGGCGCTGGACGCGATGCGGGCAGAGATCAACGACAACCTGCGTCTGTACCCGGACCCAAACAGCGATCTGCTCAAGCAGGCGGTGGCCGAGTACTACGGCGTTCAGCCCCGTCAGGTGTTCCTCGGCAACGGCTCTGACGAAGTGCTGGCCCACATCTTCAACGGCTTGTTGCAGCACGACAAACCGCTGCTGTTTCCGGACATCAGCTACAGCTTCTACCCCGTGTATTGCGGCCTTTACGGCATTGAATTTGACGCCGTGCCGCTGGATGAGCAGTTTCAGATCCAGCCAACGGACTATGCCAAGCCAAACGGCGGCATCATCTTCCCTAACCCCAACGCGCCGACGGGCTGTTTGCTGGCGCTGGACGCTGTTGAGCAAATCCTCAAAGCCAGTCCGGATTCGGTGGTTGTGGTGGATGAGGCCTACATCGACTTTGGCGGCGAGACGGCCATCAGCCTGGTGGACCGCTATCCGAACTTGCTGGTGACCCAGACCCTGTCCAAATCGCGCTCGCTGGCAGGTTTGCGCGTGGGCCTGGCGGTGGGCCATCCTGATCTGATCGAAGCGCTGGAGCGGATCAAAAACAGCTTCAACTCCTACCCGCTGGACCGCGTAGCGATTGCTGGTGCTGCGGCAGCGTTCGCCGACCGCGAGCACTTCGAGCACACCTGCAAGGCCGTGATCGACAGTCGCGAGCAAGTGGTGGGTCAATTACAGGCGCTGGGTTTTGAAGTGTTGCCGTCGGCGGCGAACTTTATCTTCGCGCGTCACCCGGAACACGATGCGGCAGCACTGGCGGCCAAATTGCGCGAGCAGGGCGTGATCGTGCGTCACTTCAAGCAACTGCGTATTGCGCAGTTCCTGCGGATCAGCATCGGCACGCCGGAGCAGAACGCAGCGCTGATTGAAGGGTTATCAGCTATCTAA